Genomic segment of Canis lupus dingo isolate Sandy chromosome 9, ASM325472v2, whole genome shotgun sequence:
CCTCAGGGGTGCGCCGTGTCCTGGGGAGGTCTTGGCCCCTGGGAGGTCCTGCACCCCTGGGAGGTCCTGACCCCCCAGGTAGTCCtgccccctccctacccccaagGTCCTGACCCCCCAGGAGGTGCAGGTCTAACTTTAGGGCCAGGCCTGCCCTGGGAGGGGGGTCAGCGCCTCGTGAGACCTGTGCTGGGGGCTGGTCAGGCCTCCCTGCAGCCTGCCTGACCCCGCCCGTGTCATGCAGGTTGGTGGGGCACTTTGGGGTCCAGGAAGATCACATGGACCTGCACTCAGTGCAGGTGGAGTCCCAACTCATGGACCCTGAGCTGGAGGTCTCCATGATGACGCCCCTGGAGGATCAAGGCCTCATGAGCATTCCCACGGACTCGATGGCCCAATCCGTGACTATAGAGGACCCATCCCTGAGCAGGGCCACAGGCAGTCTGGGGGAGGGGAATTAAACAGTATTTAGTGCTTCTGCCCTGTCATCCCTGTGGGCTCCTCCCTGAGTCGCTCTGCAGCTGCATCACAGGGTGGGAAGGGGTTCATGTACACCTAGGTCATCCCCTTTATCTTGTAGGGGGAGGATGCCCAGTACCTGCACACAGCACCCACTGCCCACCCTCCAGGGCTGGGAACCACAGCCCTGGTATTTCCACCTCTTCCTGCTGTGGCCTCAGCCTAGCTCCTCCCTGCATCCTCCTGCTGCCTTGTCCCATAAAGTTGGCATGGTTTTGGGGCCCCTGtccaccctgccccaccctggaAAACCCCAGGACAGGATGTGCAACTCTGATGACTCCAGAGGGAGCAGCATTTGACAGGAGACTTGGGTTAGTGCCTGTGCCCTACCCACGCTGTCTCCTTGAGGTTCAAGGACAGTCCTTGGAGGGCCAGGTAGGGCAGACAGGACTGTGTCTCCTGCCTCAGGTGTGCCGTacccctccacctcccagcctcccccctgGGCTCAGGCCCTGGTCATGTGCTCCTGACCCCCCAATTAGCTACTGTACTGATGAGACCATCCTACATGGGGGAGCCACTGTGTGTGTGCTCAGTCCCTTTGCCGGGCAGGAGACGGGAAAGCCGAAGGGCTCACGGAGTCCCGTTGCATGCTCACCATTGATGGGTTAGGTGGGGGTGAGCGCTGTCTAGTGGCTCAGGCCTCAGGGGGCCAGGGTGGTGGGTGCCGCAGGGGAGGAGGCACAGGCTGTCTTGTCAGCACCGCCTTTGGCACGGAGTCAGAGAAGCCCAGCTCTGGGACTGGTGGCTGGCAGTGCAGGGCGCTGGCTGTCTGCCTAGCCCCCGCCCTAGGCGCGGGACTGGCCGTGGAACAGGAACTGCCGGCACTCGGCCGGAGATTTAATATTTGCAGGCGCGGCAGGGACGCACAGGCTCCACGGACGCACGGGCACCGGGCCCCTATCGCTGCCCCATGCGGAGCCCCTGCTTTGTCTCGCGGTGGCCGCCACCgatgctgctcctgctgctgtcGCCGTGGCCAGTCTGGTCCCAGTGGTCCGCCACGGCCACCTCCTCGGGAACCCCCGGCCTCCCGCACTGCCCCGAGGCGTGCGCGTGCGCGCCTGGCGGCCAGGCCAACTGCTCGGGGCGCGCTCTGCCTGCCGTGCCCGCGGGCCTGAGCCGGGGCTTGCGCGCGCTGTTGTTAGACCATAACCGTGTGCGCGCGCTGCCGCCCGGCGCCTTCGCGGGCGCTGACACGCTGCTGCGCCTGGACCTGCGCGAGAATGGGCTGCGCTGGGTGCACGCGCGGGCCTTCTGGAGCTTGGGCGCCTTGCAGCAGCTCGACCTCAGCGCCAACCAGCTGGAAGCACTGGCGCCCGGCACCTTCTCGCCCCTGAGCGCACTGCGCTCCCTCTCGCTGGCCGGCAATCGGCTGGCGCGCCTAGAGTCAGCGGCGCTGGGCGTGCTCCCGCTGCTGAACGCGCTTGACCTGCGGGACAACGAGCTGGCGGCGCTGGCACCGGGCCTCCTGGCCGGCCTGCCCGCCCTGCACGCGCTGCACCTGCGAGGCAACCCCTGGGCCTGCGGCTGCGCGTTGCGCCCGCTCTGCTCCTGGCTGCGCAGGCACCCGAGGCCGGCGCCAGGTGAGCCCTGCGGGCAGGGTGGGCGGGCTGGGCCCCACCACCGCCGCCCCGCGGCCGCCACCTGACCCTGCAACCGTGTCCCACAGAGGCCGAGACGCTGCTCTGCGTGTTGCCAGGGCGCCTGACGCTCAGCCCCTTGACTGCCCTCTCGGACGCCGCCTTCAGCCACTGCGCGCAGCCGCTTGCTCCGAGGGACCTGGCCGTGGTCTACGCGCTCGGGCCAGTCTCCTTCCTCGCCAGCCTGGCCGCCTGCCTGgcgctgggctccatgctcaccgcCTGCCGCACGCGGCGCCACTGCGCTACTGCCCTGGGCTGGCTGAAGGGCCCGCGGGACCCCGGCCCTGGGAGCCCCAACGCCTAGGCTCAGCCCTGAGCGGCCCTGGGCTGCTGTCCAGGCCTCCCCTCCTCCGTCCCCCGCCCTCCTTCACAGCCCCTGCAGGCGTCAACAACGACACAGAAATTTTCGCGACATTCCTTTAGACATCACCACTGCACACACCGGGTCAGGGGGCAGTGCGCGCCGGCCCCGGGCGGAGGGGCAGTGCGCAGCTGCGCACGGGCCGCATGGGGAAGGCACGCGCTCGACGCGGGAAGGGCTGGGCCTGTACAAATTGGCGGGCAGGGCTGAGGACAGTCCCGAGCCAGCGTGTGGGGAGGCCTATCATGGGCTGCAGGCTGGAGGAGACTGAACAGCTGGTTTAGCCCTCGGGGAGATCGCGGGAGAAGGTTGGGGGCGGAGTGGGGAGGGGCCCCGGCGCGCTCCTGGGCGGCAGCTGCCGGCTGAGGGTCCGAGGCTGCCCTCCCGGAGGTGCAGGGCTGGCTGGACCGATGAGGTCAAGCGGAGAAGGGACGTGGAGGGTAAGAAAAGGAGAGGGATGGAGCCGAGGCTGCCAGAAGCAGGCACTGGAGAAGGGCTGACCCCGCCAGTTGGGGCCTTGCACCCCCACTGGGGCGCAAGTGGTGGCTGGGGAAGATGGGGCTTCAGTCTGCTCCAAGCCCCTCCGCCCTGGGGCCAGgtcagccccctcccccactgcttagagaccccagggccctgcctctGCCGGAGTGCCCTGTGGCCCTGCCCAGCCAGCTCAGCTCTGGCCTGTCCTCAGCTGCTCTGGTCCGAGCCTCGGTCCAGCAGGGGCTGCCCGCCAGGCAGCAGGGCGGACAGACAGACGGGAGGCCCAGGGTGGGCAGTCTTGGGTGGGCGGGCTTCCCTCAGGCCTTCCCGAGCAGCAGGACCCATCAGTGTCCTTGGCCGGGCTAACTGGGCAGGTGGGCGCCTCCGGGGGCCTCACACCACGGTGCTGACCGAGGGATCTGAGAGGTTGAGCGTGCCCGTGATATCAGTGGGATGGTACTGCTGCAAAATAGAAATACACAGACAAGGCAGCCCGTTAGCCCCCATGCTCGGGGGCACGCGCAGGGCCGGGACGGGTGGACCGGCCAGCCGGCCgaccggcgggcgggcgggcacggcctgggggaggctggggggcgcTCCTCCCCCTGACCCCGTCGTGCTCCGGGACTCTGCGTGGGCCGGGCCGCTGTCccgtccatctgtctgtctgtctgcgggggaggggggcagaggagggcggGCAGGGCGTCTCAGCTCTCCCTATGACGGGCACACATCTGCAGctggccctcctccctctcaATAGCGCGTCGCGGCAGCACTGTGTCTTTTTGGTTTTGCAAAGCGCCGCGTCCACCCCCGGTGCTCTATAAATAAGAACCAACAATCAATACCCGCTGGCCCCGCTGGCCGCCAGGGACCCCAGCCCTGAGCGCCCAGTGCTGCCCTGGCCCAGACCGGCCACAGGACAGGGGCAGAGGATCTTAGCAGCCGGATCGAACCCACCCCTCCCAACAGAGcccccctcccaggcctccctccaAGCAGGCGCCCAGCCCGGAACAGGATGGGaactgggctgccctcccccGCCCAGCCCCTCCAGCTGGCAGTACCCCCAGTCACCCCTACAGGGCAGGGACAGCCCCAGATGCCACACGGTGTCAGGGCTGGCCTGGGAGATGGTCCCTGGTGCCCACAGAGGCTCGGGCAAAGAGTCTTTTGGGAATGTGTCCCCAGAAAGGCACCTCAAAGGTCTCTGAGTTGCCCCTGGACCAGCTAAGGGGCATGAGGGTTTTCTCTGGGTGGGTGGATTGTGGGGGGATCAGGAGGCCCTCACAGAGCAATTTATCACTTGTGGAACTTCTGGCCTCCTCCCTAAAGCTCTGAGGGtcccctctccccaggcctgCTGCACCACCCCTCCTCTCTGGTCTTAGATCTCCCCTAGAACCCCTGGGAGGGTCCCCTGTCCACTGTCTCTGGCCTGTGAGGCTCCAGGCCATGCTCCCCGCTCCCAGGCCCTCGCTCTTCACCCACCCCCAGGGCCACGCCCCTCCTGGGAAGTGGCCAGGCCGCACAGGCCCTCCTTGGGGCACAAGGATGGCTTCACTTTGGACTTGGGTTGTCCTGTGCCATGCCCTGTCTGTGTCCAGGAGATCCGCCCCCCCTCCAGTGTACTGAGTAGTGTGTGTGGGTAGGGAGGAGGTGCAAATCCCATTTCCAACTTGGAGCATAAGCCCTTGCAGGATGGAAGCCAAGCTGGCCTCTGGGCTGCAGGGATGCCAAGGGCAGTGCTAATGCTGggcggccccctccccaccttggaCCAGGGTGCCCCTAGTAAGGCTGGGTCCACATTAAGGGCTTTTAGTCCGAGTGTGCATATCTGGTGCGGTGACAAGCTGCCCAAGGCAGGAGACCTGTTCTGACGTCCTgtagggaggggctggagggtcAGGACCTGAGGTGTTGGTCCCCTCCCTGGACGCCTCTCCTTCCTGGGCCTCTGTGTGGGAGCCTCAGTGACTCCAGCTCTGCAGGCCATAGCTCGGCCTGGGGTGGGCTCCACCCCTTCTGCTGCCACCCAGTCCCCGCCTGACAGTCCCCTGTGGCTGGGGGCCTGTCCCAGTTTCAGGCCCCAGCCGTCCACCCAGATGGAGCCaggcccggcccccagccccggcccacACAGAGACCACATGGAAGGGATGCAACAGGCATGGCTCTGGTGAGACACGTGAGACAGGTGTCTGGGTGGCGGGGCTGGCGGCCAGACAGATGGGCGGATGGGACATCACAGCCACCCCTCCATGGATGTCGcaaggggggagagagagcagtgggCTCCTCTGGGAGAGGCTGGAGAAACGGATGTAACAGAGAGGTGGTGTGGCCTCCTGACAGGTGAGGAGTCCAGGACAGATTGGTCTGGGCTCCCAGCGGCCCTGGGCTCAGAGGCTGACTGGCTGACCAACAACATGACACAGCTTCAAGATGGCGCATGGCGTCATGGCATGGGGGGCAGACCAACGCAGAGACACATGGGGAAAGAGGACCCAGTGAGAGCCAGTGGGAGAAAGGACCAAGAAAGGTCTAGAGAGAGAGTGAAGACCTCATGTGCTGGGCAAATAGAGATGAAGGCAGAAGGACCACAGCGGTCAGAGGTGGGGTGGATGGgatggtgagggagagagggagggcacGCCTGATGCACGGGACACAGACACGGGGGCGGGGCGAGATAAGAGTCGGAGACGTGGGACTGGGCGTTCTTCCCCTTACCGTGTCTTTGGAGGACCTACGTCTCTTGAAGCTGGAAGCCAAGGTGGAGGTGATAGCCCTAAATGTGGCTTTCTTTTTAGGGTCGGGCTCTGCTCTACCACTCTTTCTATCCTAAAATGAATATGTATAAGTGATTAGACAGCTAAGGGTGGCGGCCACACCTGCCCTCGCCTGCTCCTCGGGGGCTGCTGCCCAGCCTGGCCGGCCACTCAGGCCCTCGCTCCTGCCTGCTTCCCTGTGCTGGACAGACAGACCAGCAGCCGAACATGTGCAGGCGGCCTCTATGCCTGCCTGGTCTTGGGCCTGACCTTGCTTTGCTGGGGCTGGGCTTGTGGGGGGGAGGGTCCCATCTGGCTCACTTCCTGGGGGTTCtgcctggctccctggctcctgGGTGACCCTGGATTACAGGGGTCCCAAGGAGGAGGGTCCCCCGAGCACTGGAGGAGTCGCCCCTCGGGTCCGGCCAGCCATTCTGTCCCCGGAGGGGACGCACCAAGATTCAGGAAGGGGCTgaggggccaaaggcaggtggcaaGATGAACtggagagatagatagatggagGTGGCTTCCAGACCCTGGCCTGGGGTCTGACGGCCAGGATGGCCCTGTGCCAGCCAGTGAGAGCAGTGACCAGGTCCCAAGAGCAAGAGTAGGCAGATGAGAGGTGTGGGCGCTCCAGTAACCCGTCCCCCTGTGGCCCTCCCTCTCTGAACATCAGCCTCATCCCCGGACACAGACTCTGGGGAGGTgcccagagaaagagaagagaagacgGAAGCCAGAACTGGACCACGGGGCGTGAGCCCACAGGCCCGCACAGGCCCCACTGCCTGCCTATCCCGGGTGGGCTGTGGCTACCCCACGTGCAGCCTATCTCCTGCTGGCAGCACGTTCCCACAGACACGACCTGGGGTGCCAGGCAGGGCCAGCTGGCCCAATTCAGGCTGGAGTTAGGGAGCACAGGACACAGTagggcagcaggaggggggcCCTGGAGGGTGCCGAGGAGAGGCAGGGGGCGGCGAGGGCAGAGTATGTCTTGGACTCACGTGCTACACCCAGATGAGTCCCTGTCTTACCCTGCCTCAGTTTGCCTTCCTATGGAATGGGCGCCGGCGGGCGACTCTGGAGACAGAGGGGCCAGGCAGAGGCTTGGAGCCAGGCTTTGCGGGGGGCAGCCACCTGCAGGTGGCCCCCCAGCAATGCTGCCCCTGGCCGTGGCTCCTAGCTCCAGTCCTGCCCACATGGGCTCCTGGGAGCCGGAGCCAGTGCTTCGGCCTGCGGGATGGAGGAGGGCCGGGGCCAGGCCGGGCCGTGGGCACCAGGCCTCGGAGGGTGGCCTGTCCTACCTGCAGATTCTTTCTCCACACGTTCACTGCCGCAAAGGCTAGCTGCATCTGCTTCCGGCGAGCGTCCTTGTGCCGCTTGTAGGCGATCTCGATGAAGATGAGGAAGATCCCAGCCACAATACCCCCGGCCACCAGCATGAAGACCCCTGTGGGCCAGCAGTCAGCACCTCAGCTAGCAGCTGGCCGGACTGCAGGACCCTTGGGGAGTCCCCCCAGTGTCAGCAGGGTCAttgagggaaatggggagaccGACCTGCCATGTTCTCAAAGGTGAGGGTGGCAGGGGCGTTGCTGCGAGAGTCACACTCCTGGTACCGCACCCACGTCTTGTCCAGGTCTTCCATGAAGCCATTCTCGTGGGACCTAGGAGGGAGTGGTAGGGtgggtgggggccggggtggggggcctggcccTCAGGGGCAACGGCTGTGTGCCTAGGTGGTAGGGTCTGGCTCTGGGGAGGGGTCTGGCTTGGTGGGAGCCTCTCGGAGAAAAGTGAAGGGCAGTAGGCCATGGGTGAGGCACTCACTTGAGGATGGACAGGGAGACGTTCTGTTTCCAGGGGCTGTCCTTGCGCATGCCAATACCAAAGCCTGAGCGGAAGAACAGCTCGCCGGTGGTCACTAGATCACACTTCTGTGAGGCCTCAAACTCCAGCACCGCCGAGTCCCAAATGAAGGCATGAAGCTTGCTGCGGGCAGGAGCACGGGTTATAGGCACCCGGCACAATCAGGCAGCCCTCGCCTCTGCACCTTGCACGCCTTTGTCCTGCCCACCTGGAAATCTCACCTCTGTCTTCATCCCCTGATTCCCATCCAGCCTGAACACTCTCACTTTTCTGGTAGGGGTGcatgctccttcccccaccctacCGCAgtcctccctccctcatcccacACAGCTTGGATGGCTTCAGCCTCTCTGGGGTGTGCCCCCCCAACCTGTCCAGCATGACCTGTCCCCCTCACTTGTCCCGCACGGCTTGGATAGCTTCGGCTGCACTCTCATAGTTATGCTTCTCCATGTGTCGGTACATGGTGCTCAGCTCCACCTGCCGCCGGAAGTAGATGTCCACTGAGCTCTGCTTCACAGTTGCATAGATGAACTTGTCGGAGGGATTCCTCAGCTGCAGGGTCAGAGGGCAGGGCTCACAGCTGCTCCCAGGCCCACCCAAGGCAGAGTTCCGCTGACCTcatgctccctgcccccagccagccAGGCCTCACCCGTGGGTCGTTGATGCCTGTGATGCGCTCCTCAGGCCGGTCCAGCACCAGGAAGGCAGCCAGGTTGGCAGTGTAGGAGGCCACAATGATCATGGCAAACCCGGCCCACACCATGCCCAGGATGCGCGCTGAGAAGCTTCGGGGGGCGCCTGCGGGCAGAGGACGGTCAGCTCCTggcaggcaggaaggagctgAGTGAGCTGTGGCCTGGGTGTGGCCTCACCTTCCCCAATGCCTGAGTTGAGCAGGACGCCCCAGGAGAACCACATGGCTGAAGACAGGGTCAGcgcatcttcctcctcttcttcactGTTCACCTTGAATCGGCCAAAGGGGCTGCGGGGAGCAGAGGACTGGCGGGAGAGGGCGGCAGGGGCAGCCCTGCCTCACCCGTTTCCTGCTCTGCCCAGCCTGTGGGTGGAGGTGTCAGGCCCCCGGGGCCACGCTCACCTGAAACGGTCCAGCAGGTACAGCATCACAGCCACCACGTGCACTGACAGCCCCACCAGCAGCCACAGCGTGCTCTGGAAAGGCTGCATGAACGAGTCCAGTGTGCTACGGGGGATCTCCTGGAGGGGGACAGGCGGTCAGTGCCTCTCGAGTTCACCTAGgacccgccccacccccgccaggcCCTGCCCACCTTCTTGACCAGAATGGTCAGGCCCTGGTACTTGAAGGGCTTGGAGAACTCGATGTACTGTGCCCGCTCATTGTTGATGGTCAGCGGCGCCACGATCATGTCCGCCTGCCCGCTGAGCAGCTCGCCCATCATCCCGTTCCACTCCTTCTTATTGCTGTTGTTCACCTGTGGAGTGAGACAGCCGGAAGGGCGCCAACACCGTCAGCACCGCTCCCGCGTTAGGCTCCTACCCTAGCTCCGCTCTTGGGTTCCCGCCCACCCAGACCCTGCCCAGGCCCGCGggccccacccacatcaggcCTTGCCGCAGCCCACTGACCGGTCCACATCAGATGCGCCCCAGTCCGCAGACCCGCCCACCCTGGTCCCGCCccagcccgcggccccgcccacccaggccccacccacAGAACCCGCCCACCGTGGCCctacccctctccccccagcccgcggccccgcccaccccaggCCCGGTCCCTCGCAAGACCCCGTGCACCGGGACCGTCCCTCGCGGCACGCCGCCATCCACGCGTACCCGCTCCTGAGTGCCAAACTTGCCGTCAGCCACCAGGTGCACCTCGTAGGTGAAGTTCATGGTCCGCGCCAGCTTGATGAGCAGGTCGATGCAGAAGCCGTAGCAGCACTGTGGCACTGTGTGGCGTGCTAGGGAGGCAGATGGGCCCTGACCACCGAGCTCTGGCTGCTCGGCCCCGCCGCACCCACGTCCCCCGCGACCCACACTCACGGCTGCCCGGAGACGTGTCGTTGGGCCCGGTGCAGATCACTTTCTTGACCGGGTCCCCATTGACGGTGAACTCCTCCTTGCACGTACCATCGCTCAGCGTGGGCTTGACGTACACAAAAGGCTCTTGGTGGATGGTCACAATCTGGGGGCGCCGGGGAGAAGACCCAGCCTCAGCGCCCAGACCCCCTGGATGCCCTCCAAATCCAGCTGCTGTCCCTCTGCTCAGCTCCACGTGCTCCCTGGCCACCGTCCTCAGGAGGGTCCCCAGACTGCTCGGAAGCTGTGGTCTCCTGAGACACTGGGCGGTGCTCCTCTTGGCCACATGTCTTTGGGGACTTGGCTTAGGCATCACTTGCTCCGTCGGAGCCGGCTGGAATGTCCAGTCTGCCCAGCATCTTCTCTGATTGCTCAGGGATGAAAAACCCCCTGTCCTGCACAGAGCACACCttgcctcccctccttcccctccaccccccgctGCCCACCATGAGGACAGGGGCATGTGTGACATCCACTCCGAGTCTGCACAGGACCTGGGACCAAAGGGATCACCCTGGTCTCATCTCCTGGCCCGCAGTTTCCTTGGTAGTGGGCATTGGACTGCCTAGCTgtgctcccttcctctctcctccacgGGCGCTGTTCTCTCCCAAAGTGAGCCTCTCAACCCAGGCTTATACTGCggttctctcctctccctgtcctttaggagcccagagcctggggaTGAGGAGGACAGATATGGGACCCgcagggggggggggaggctgaaTGAAACGCAAA
This window contains:
- the GRIN1 gene encoding glutamate receptor ionotropic, NMDA 1 isoform X1; this translates as MSTMRLLTLALLFSCSFARAACDPKIVNIGAVLSTRKHEQMFREAVNQANKRHGSWKIQLNATSVTHKPNAIQMALSVCEDLISSQVYAILVSHPPTPNDHFTPTPVSYTAGFYRIPVLGLTTRMSIYSDKSIHLSFLRTVPPYSHQSSVWFEMMRVYSWNHIILLVSDDHEGRAAQKRLETLLEERESKSKKRNYENLDQLSYDHKRGPKAEKVLQFDPGTKNVTALLMEARELEARVIILSASEDDAATVYRAAAMLNMTGSGYVWLVGEREISGNALRYAPDGIIGLQLINGKNESAHISDAVGVVAQAVHELLEKENITDPPRGCVGNTNIWKTGPLFKRVLMSSKYADGVTGRVEFNEDGDRKFANYSIMNLQNRKLVQVGIYNGTHVIPNDRKIIWPGGETEKPRGYQMSTRLKIVTIHQEPFVYVKPTLSDGTCKEEFTVNGDPVKKVICTGPNDTSPGSPRHTVPQCCYGFCIDLLIKLARTMNFTYEVHLVADGKFGTQERVNNSNKKEWNGMMGELLSGQADMIVAPLTINNERAQYIEFSKPFKYQGLTILVKKEIPRSTLDSFMQPFQSTLWLLVGLSVHVVAVMLYLLDRFSPFGRFKVNSEEEEEDALTLSSAMWFSWGVLLNSGIGEGAPRSFSARILGMVWAGFAMIIVASYTANLAAFLVLDRPEERITGINDPRLRNPSDKFIYATVKQSSVDIYFRRQVELSTMYRHMEKHNYESAAEAIQAVRDNKLHAFIWDSAVLEFEASQKCDLVTTGELFFRSGFGIGMRKDSPWKQNVSLSILKSHENGFMEDLDKTWVRYQECDSRSNAPATLTFENMAGVFMLVAGGIVAGIFLIFIEIAYKRHKDARRKQMQLAFAAVNVWRKNLQDRKSGRAEPDPKKKATFRAITSTLASSFKRRRSSKDTSTGGGRGALQNQKDTVLPRRAIEREEGQLQMCARHRES
- the GRIN1 gene encoding glutamate receptor ionotropic, NMDA 1 isoform X5 yields the protein MSTMRLLTLALLFSCSFARAACDPKIVNIGAVLSTRKHEQMFREAVNQANKRHGSWKIQLNATSVTHKPNAIQMALSVCEDLISSQVYAILVSHPPTPNDHFTPTPVSYTAGFYRIPVLGLTTRMSIYSDKSIHLSFLRTVPPYSHQSSVWFEMMRVYSWNHIILLVSDDHEGRAAQKRLETLLEERESKSKKRNYENLDQLSYDHKRGPKAEKVLQFDPGTKNVTALLMEARELEARVIILSASEDDAATVYRAAAMLNMTGSGYVWLVGEREISGNALRYAPDGIIGLQLINGKNESAHISDAVGVVAQAVHELLEKENITDPPRGCVGNTNIWKTGPLFKRVLMSSKYADGVTGRVEFNEDGDRKFANYSIMNLQNRKLVQVGIYNGTHVIPNDRKIIWPGGETEKPRGYQMSTRLKIVTIHQEPFVYVKPTLSDGTCKEEFTVNGDPVKKVICTGPNDTSPGSPRHTVPQCCYGFCIDLLIKLARTMNFTYEVHLVADGKFGTQERVNNSNKKEWNGMMGELLSGQADMIVAPLTINNERAQYIEFSKPFKYQGLTILVKKEIPRSTLDSFMQPFQSTLWLLVGLSVHVVAVMLYLLDRFSPFGRFKVNSEEEEEDALTLSSAMWFSWGVLLNSGIGEGAPRSFSARILGMVWAGFAMIIVASYTANLAAFLVLDRPEERITGINDPRLRNPSDKFIYATVKQSSVDIYFRRQVELSTMYRHMEKHNYESAAEAIQAVRDNKLHAFIWDSAVLEFEASQKCDLVTTGELFFRSGFGIGMRKDSPWKQNVSLSILKSHENGFMEDLDKTWVRYQECDSRSNAPATLTFENMAGVFMLVAGGIVAGIFLIFIEIAYKRHKDARRKQMQLAFAAVNVWRKNLQSTGGGRGALQNQKDTVLPRRAIEREEGQLQMCARHRES
- the GRIN1 gene encoding glutamate receptor ionotropic, NMDA 1 isoform X7, which codes for MSTMRLLTLALLFSCSFARAACDPKIVNIGAVLSTRKHEQMFREAVNQANKRHGSWKIQLNATSVTHKPNAIQMALSVCEDLISSQVYAILVSHPPTPNDHFTPTPVSYTAGFYRIPVLGLTTRMSIYSDKSIHLSFLRTVPPYSHQSSVWFEMMRVYSWNHIILLVSDDHEGRAAQKRLETLLEERESKAEKVLQFDPGTKNVTALLMEARELEARVIILSASEDDAATVYRAAAMLNMTGSGYVWLVGEREISGNALRYAPDGIIGLQLINGKNESAHISDAVGVVAQAVHELLEKENITDPPRGCVGNTNIWKTGPLFKRVLMSSKYADGVTGRVEFNEDGDRKFANYSIMNLQNRKLVQVGIYNGTHVIPNDRKIIWPGGETEKPRGYQMSTRLKIVTIHQEPFVYVKPTLSDGTCKEEFTVNGDPVKKVICTGPNDTSPGSPRHTVPQCCYGFCIDLLIKLARTMNFTYEVHLVADGKFGTQERVNNSNKKEWNGMMGELLSGQADMIVAPLTINNERAQYIEFSKPFKYQGLTILVKKEIPRSTLDSFMQPFQSTLWLLVGLSVHVVAVMLYLLDRFSPFGRFKVNSEEEEEDALTLSSAMWFSWGVLLNSGIGEGAPRSFSARILGMVWAGFAMIIVASYTANLAAFLVLDRPEERITGINDPRLRNPSDKFIYATVKQSSVDIYFRRQVELSTMYRHMEKHNYESAAEAIQAVRDNKLHAFIWDSAVLEFEASQKCDLVTTGELFFRSGFGIGMRKDSPWKQNVSLSILKSHENGFMEDLDKTWVRYQECDSRSNAPATLTFENMAGVFMLVAGGIVAGIFLIFIEIAYKRHKDARRKQMQLAFAAVNVWRKNLQSTGGGRGALQNQKDTVLPRRAIEREEGQLQMCARHRES